The genomic stretch GCTGCAACACCAAGCAGTCACCATCAGCCAGCTGGTGGTAAGCAGAAAACGCTCTCCACTCTTTAAGGCAGCGCTTCTGATGCCAGACACGGCAGAGCATGGCAAACTCTTTATTGTTCACCTCATCCACCAGAACCATCATCTCATCATGCACGGGGAGATATTGGGCGAAGTGCACCGGGATATACTGCCAGGTAACCAACAAATTACCATCCAAGAACAAGTTACATTTACAACAGACAAACAGGGGATGTTATTACCGTACCAGCTGACTCGATTTAGTGGAGGTGCTGTGGGACATGGGCTTGATGAAGGCTGGGTAGTCGGAGCACAGCTGGCCCCTGAGCTGTTCGGCCCTGGCGACTGCGTAGGCCCTCTCTTCGTCGGTCGCGTAGGCTGGAACTGGATCGGGCGATTCGGTCTTTACATCGCCGTTCGCCTTCCTGATGCGGTAGTCGGGCTGCTCCGGGAGGCTGGCGATGCGGCCGGACCGCCGGGTCGGGGCGTCCAGCCTCGGATTTCGCGGCATCAGCAGCTTGGCCTGAGGCAGCGAGCGAGCAGACCAGGCGGGGGGTCAGCAACAAGACGAGGGAGCATAGAAGGGGAGGACCTTTCCCGGAGGATAGTGGATCTGACTGACCGGCATGGGCTTGGCGGCGGCCTGGCGGACGGCGGCGGAGAGCCTGTGCACCCGCAGCTCATCCAGCTTGCGCTTGTTCTGCTCGATCTGCCTCCGGCGCTGCTCCTCGTACGAGTTCGCCTCGTCCATTTTCCTCGCCACTCTTTTCCCTCTGCTGCTGTTGTGGTTGTTCTTTGGGCTgtttcgaggaggaagaggacatggggaTTTCGAGTAGAAGTATCAACGATTGAAGGAACTAATTTTGGGGAACCAtggcaggcaggcaggcaggtCGGGCGGCGGCGTTCAAATTTGGGGAGCCAAGGAAAAGCCGCGAACTCAGGAGTGAGGACGCACCGACGTCGGAGTTGGGCCTTTCCGAGTCCCGCAGGCCATTCTCTTTCCGAGTGAACTACACAGTGGGCTGCATCCCGCGGTGCTAGAAAAAATGCCACAGGCTTGATAGGAACAGTGAAGAGAAGACGACCTGCAGACTGCAGCAAAGTTAGCTAAGGCATACCACTACTAGAAATCCCTATTTTCCTAGAGTTTAAAATGTTCTCTAGTAGTAGTATTTCAGTCATATGATTTTTCTTTTATCCCTGTAACTTTTCTTCTAGAATGTAGGGTCATGAAACGGgggaaacctatacaccgaccaggtcggtggctaccggccaccgcacaccccctggtcgggtatgggccaggcccattagtgTCTGTTTAGCCTGTAGCAGttcgttttcctttttcttttctggtttccttttctgttttcttttttctattttcggttttgtttatattttttcagattcgaaaatttcaatttttaaaaattgttcaaattgaaaaatgtttaaattcaaaaatgtttaaaattgaaaaccgttcaaatccgaaaaccgttcaaatttgaaaactgttcaaatttgaaatttgttcaaattcaaaaattgttctaatatgaaaatcgttcagattcgaaaatttcaaATATAAATtatgttcaaattcggaaattgttcatagagtaaactacatttttgttcaaatttaaaaatgttcaaatttaaaaatgttcaaatccgaaaaatgttcagatttttaaaaagttatttctttttaatttgaattttttaattttgacaaatgttcagatttgaaaaaaatcttttaaaaaagaaaacaaacaacagaaaacaaatagAAACGAACAAGAAAAAACGAATTACCTGATGTTGGGCCGCGACCCAGCTAGCTACCCGGGAGCGCGAGGGTGTGCGGCATCCTCccagcgccgaccaggtcggtgtcgaGGAGCTCCCCATGAAACGTCAAAGTTATGTGACCGTCAATCATCGACAACACCGCCCTCCCAGCCCAATGCCCAATTGTGTCCATCATCGCCGCGCCGAGAGTTGTCTGGAGCGGCAAAAACATGATTAGTCTGCTCAGCCACCGGTCCTCCTCATATCCCTCCCAATAGCTTTCTGAagatcctagagagagaaactatCCACAACGGTGGTTCCGAAAAAGCGCCGGCCATTTTTAGACCCCAATAAAAGCGTCGGCATGCCCGCAGCAATCCCTTCGCGAAGAGAGCCGATTGGAAGCGTCGGTGTCCAATTCCTGCTGAAAAGTTGCATGTGCCCCACTTGCACGTGGCACAGCAATCTAAAGATtctcctctctcctacttttTATGTCCCCAGTTGCATGTGTATACATGATGCTCGTGTTTCTATTGGATTAATTGGTGTAAGACACGGTCCCCAAATGGTATGTACATGGGACAGTGCTTCGGTGACTTTGCCACCTcccaaagtcagtgactttgagtcacttacaaGTGGGATTAAGTGGAACCTAAATAATGAAGGGGCCACATGTTAGTGGCTCAAAGTCAGAGCAAAGTCACCCTGACGAAGTCACCGAAGCTCAATCCATGTACATGCAGCTGACGCTCCCCATAGCTTGCTGCCGCTACATGCCAGCCCTTTTCAGAAATTCCTGTGGAGAAGCTCTCACGATGCGACAAGCCACTCAGGACGGCCGAGCACACATATATATGTTGGGCGTTGGCCAGGCCCAGGCTAGCTTTGACCGTTTTGATTCGGATCAGTCTCTGGTTGTACGTGTCAAGGTGGGCTTCCACGATGATGTAGGCGCCGTTGGCTAACTCGGCTGTCTTAATTTGGATTGGTCTCTTATGTACTATGGACGACGGAAACCGCGACGGACTATGACTTTTCTTTGGAATGTAGAGACATGAAACCCCGTTTCGTCGCAGTAAATTTGCACTCACATGACATACCAATGTGAGGGAAAACAAAACCACGGGGAGGACAACATACGCGCCATGGAGATCTCCTATTAATGGAATAAAATATCAGAATTGCTAGAAATCAGGCGCCTGATTTTCTCACTTTAGATTCTCTAACTTGCTGAAGCAAAGACAGCGGTGAACAATACTACCATTGGATTATACAGTGAAATGCATGTTAAGTGTTATCTGCATATTGAATTGATCTGGGTCCTTCAATTATTGTGTGATGGTTGGGATGCCAAATTAGAGTGTTGTACTTCTGTAACTTGTCTTCAGCAAGTTAGAGAATCAACTGTCGGGTTTCTAATATGTCTCGGTCGTTGTTTGTGAACCGTCTGATCTCCTTTGCTTTTCGATTCGTGTGAGAGTGTGGGCTGTTTTTTTTATGTCTGGACGTGTAAATGGGTTATTCTGGTCTGAGAATTTGATGGGCATGGGCTTGCTCGATCATATTTCGCTCTCGCTTCTTGGGATTTCTCTCTGTCGCGTGATGGCGTTGGGGGTTTTGTGGGCGTGGCGTCATGGTCGGTTGTGAGAAGGCCGCCTATTTCCTTGCAGCGAAGTGCGAGAGACGCCAATTCGCAGCAGTCGGGAGTTGAGTGGACAAGGCGGAGACGAAACGGCGAAGCAAAGGTTGTCTCTTAATTTGTTCTTGTTGTAGGTTGTGAGTAGGTTTTTTGGTCGATTTTCGGTCTCCGGTTTGTGATTCTTTTTGTGAATCTCACGTAGtattgtgttgttgttgttgtgtttttgGCAGGGACCAAACGAATGAGAAGCGAGCAAGGGTTTCtacttttttttggatttttgccAATATGTCTTGGTTGGCAAGTCTATCTAAGTTCCTATATCTTTTTCTCGCGTTTTTTGTCAGCGTATTTTTGGTAGGCCATAGATCTGTTCG from Lolium rigidum isolate FL_2022 chromosome 4, APGP_CSIRO_Lrig_0.1, whole genome shotgun sequence encodes the following:
- the LOC124647919 gene encoding B3 domain-containing protein Os06g0194400-like yields the protein MDEANSYEEQRRRQIEQNKRKLDELRVHRLSAAVRQAAAKPMPLLMPRNPRLDAPTRRSGRIASLPEQPDYRIRKANGDVKTESPDPVPAYATDEERAYAVARAEQLRGQLCSDYPAFIKPMSHSTSTKSSQLYIPVHFAQYLPVHDEMMVLVDEVNNKEFAMLCRVWHQKRCLKEWRAFSAYHQLADGDCLVLQLIERRKFKRFLYGGYYSSTPCIDWINCLVSLLARRPGGGRSSLSGIFSTATDGSQFSMSIRKAFAFSRTIVTER